A section of the Triticum dicoccoides isolate Atlit2015 ecotype Zavitan chromosome 7A, WEW_v2.0, whole genome shotgun sequence genome encodes:
- the LOC119333895 gene encoding nuclear transcription factor Y subunit B-like: MSDAPASPPGGGFGGVRERDRFLPIANISSIMKMAILANGKITKDDKETVRECISKFIASSPASEASDKCQREKCKTINIDDLLWAMATLGFQEYIEPLKVYLQNYRA; encoded by the exons ATGTCGGACGCGCCGGCGAGCCCGCCGGGCGGCGGCTTCGGCGGCGTTAGGGAGCGGGACAGGTTCCTGCCCATCGCCAACATCAGCAGCATCATGAAGATGGCCATCCTGGCCAACGGCAAGATCACCAAGGACGACAAGGAGACCGTGCGGGAGTGCATCTCGAAGTTCATTGCTTCATCGCCAGCGAGTGA GGCGAGCGACAAGTGCCAGAGGGAGAAGTGCAAGACCATCAACATCGACGACCTGCTCTGGGCGATGGCCACGCTAGGCTTTCAGGAGTACATTGAGCCCCTCAAGGTTTATCTACAGAATTACAGAG CCTGA